In Amycolatopsis endophytica, the following are encoded in one genomic region:
- the mfd gene encoding transcription-repair coupling factor, producing MSGLLSAVLPDPALRAVVERAGAPLLELEGATATRQLVVAALASDAGAGRPVLAVTATGREAEELTAALASLIGEEAVADFPSWETLPHERLSPRADTVGRRLDVLHRLHTDNAPRVVVATIRSLIQPMAPGLGGLAPVELTVGEEEEFEPLLERLVELAYTRVDMVEKRGEFAVRGGILDLFPPTADHPYRVEFWGDEVSEVRAFAVSDQRSLPGELSHVYAPPCRELLLTADVKARAGELAEQYEADAQLAEMLAKLAGGIPVEGMEALIPVLCQGELELLTDAMPEGTHVLLADPEKIRARAADLVRTGQEFLEASWMSAAGGGQAPIDLGASAYRNLEEVAKHAGETGRAWWTLSQLTSEDADVVQVGVEASPAYRGDLERAVADLRGHLAAEGTAVLVVAGHGTAARAVEQLSAAGISATHAADGLSGRPAQGIVTVACGGLAEGFVAPELRLVVLTEADLTGRGATAGSTTRDLGAKMPSRRRNAVDPLALKPGDYVVHDQHGIGRFVEMVQRTVGGATREYLVLEYASSKRGHPGDRLFVPSDQLDEVSRYVGGELPTLNKLGGSDWKNTKAKARKAVKEIAAELVQLYAARQASPGHPFGPDTPWQRELEDAFPFTETGDQLAAIDEVKSDMERGVPMDRVICGDVGYGKTEIAVRAAFKAVQDGKQVAVLVPTTLLAQQHLNTFSQRMASFPVKIKGLSRFTDKTESEATLAGLADGEIDIVIGTHRLLQTGIRYKDLGLVIVDEEQRFGVEHKEHIKALRTHVDVLTMSATPIPRTLEMSLAGIREMSTILTPPEDRHPILTYVGAYDDKQVGAAIRRELLRDGQVFYVHNRVSSIEKAAKRLRELVPEARVVTAHGQMNEEKLEKIIQGFWEREYDVLVCTTIVETGLDISNANTLIVERGDLLGLAQLHQLRGRVGRGRERGYAYFLYPPENPLTETAHDRLATIAQNTELGAGMAVAMKDLEIRGAGNILGAEQSGHIAGVGFDLYVRLVGEAVDVFRRSAGDAPAEEEELREVRVDLPIDAHIPHDYVPGERLRLEAYRKIAAAVDDGELRAVEEELVDRYGQPPAPVRRLLAVARFRHVCRAAGVTEVSAQGSNIRFAPLELMDSQMVRLKRLHPKATYKAAMRTVSLPKPTEGPAGGRMGAPALRDDALLEWCTKLLTNLTKKPAPVG from the coding sequence TTGTCCGGCCTGCTCTCCGCCGTCCTGCCCGACCCCGCCCTGCGTGCAGTGGTCGAGCGGGCCGGCGCGCCCCTGCTGGAACTCGAAGGCGCCACGGCCACCCGTCAGCTGGTGGTCGCAGCCCTCGCCTCCGACGCCGGGGCGGGCCGTCCGGTCCTGGCCGTCACCGCCACCGGCCGCGAGGCCGAGGAGCTGACCGCCGCGCTGGCGAGCCTGATCGGCGAGGAGGCGGTGGCCGATTTCCCGTCCTGGGAGACGCTGCCGCACGAACGCCTTTCGCCCCGCGCGGACACCGTCGGCCGTCGGTTGGACGTGCTGCACCGCCTGCACACCGACAACGCGCCGCGCGTGGTGGTCGCCACGATTCGCAGCCTGATCCAGCCGATGGCGCCGGGCCTGGGCGGCCTCGCCCCGGTCGAGCTGACCGTCGGCGAGGAGGAGGAGTTCGAGCCGCTGCTCGAACGGCTCGTCGAGCTGGCCTACACGCGCGTCGACATGGTCGAGAAGCGCGGCGAGTTCGCCGTGCGCGGCGGCATCCTGGACCTCTTCCCGCCGACCGCGGACCACCCGTACCGCGTCGAGTTCTGGGGTGACGAGGTCAGCGAGGTCCGCGCGTTCGCGGTGTCGGACCAGCGGTCGCTGCCCGGCGAACTGTCCCACGTGTATGCCCCGCCGTGCCGCGAGCTGCTGCTCACCGCCGACGTGAAGGCCCGCGCCGGTGAGCTGGCCGAGCAGTACGAGGCCGACGCGCAGCTGGCCGAGATGCTCGCCAAGCTGGCGGGCGGCATCCCGGTCGAGGGCATGGAGGCCCTGATCCCGGTGCTGTGCCAGGGCGAGCTGGAGCTGCTCACCGACGCCATGCCCGAGGGCACCCACGTGCTGCTGGCCGATCCGGAGAAGATCCGCGCCCGCGCCGCCGACCTGGTGCGCACCGGCCAGGAGTTCCTCGAAGCGTCCTGGATGTCCGCGGCCGGCGGAGGGCAGGCGCCGATCGACCTGGGCGCCTCCGCCTACCGGAACCTGGAGGAGGTCGCCAAGCACGCGGGCGAGACCGGCCGCGCGTGGTGGACCCTGTCGCAGCTGACCAGCGAGGACGCGGACGTCGTCCAGGTCGGTGTCGAGGCGTCGCCCGCCTACCGGGGTGACCTGGAGCGAGCGGTCGCGGACCTGCGCGGCCACCTCGCCGCGGAGGGCACGGCCGTGCTGGTCGTGGCAGGCCACGGCACCGCGGCCCGCGCGGTCGAGCAGCTGTCGGCGGCCGGGATCTCCGCGACCCACGCCGCGGATGGTCTGTCCGGCCGGCCCGCGCAGGGCATCGTGACCGTCGCCTGCGGCGGGCTCGCCGAAGGCTTCGTCGCGCCGGAGCTGCGCCTGGTCGTGCTCACCGAGGCCGATCTGACCGGCCGCGGCGCCACCGCCGGATCGACCACGCGCGATCTGGGCGCGAAGATGCCCTCGCGCCGCCGCAACGCGGTCGACCCGCTGGCGCTCAAACCGGGCGACTACGTGGTGCACGACCAGCACGGCATCGGCCGGTTCGTGGAGATGGTGCAGCGCACCGTCGGCGGCGCCACCCGCGAGTACCTGGTGCTGGAGTACGCCTCGTCCAAGCGCGGCCACCCCGGCGACCGGCTGTTCGTGCCCAGCGACCAGCTCGACGAGGTGTCCCGCTACGTCGGCGGCGAGCTGCCCACGCTCAACAAGCTCGGCGGCTCGGACTGGAAGAACACCAAGGCCAAGGCGCGCAAGGCGGTCAAGGAGATCGCGGCGGAGCTGGTGCAGCTCTACGCCGCCCGTCAGGCCTCGCCGGGTCACCCGTTCGGCCCGGACACGCCGTGGCAGCGGGAGCTGGAGGACGCGTTCCCGTTCACCGAGACGGGCGACCAGCTGGCCGCGATCGACGAGGTCAAGTCCGACATGGAGCGCGGCGTGCCGATGGACCGCGTCATCTGCGGTGACGTCGGGTACGGCAAGACCGAGATCGCCGTGCGTGCCGCGTTCAAGGCGGTCCAGGACGGCAAGCAGGTCGCGGTGCTGGTGCCCACCACCCTGCTGGCGCAGCAGCACCTCAACACGTTCAGCCAGCGGATGGCGTCGTTCCCGGTGAAGATCAAGGGACTGTCCCGGTTCACCGACAAGACCGAGTCCGAGGCGACGCTGGCCGGACTCGCCGACGGTGAGATCGACATCGTGATCGGCACGCACCGCCTGCTGCAGACCGGCATCCGCTACAAGGACCTCGGCCTGGTCATCGTCGACGAGGAGCAGCGGTTCGGCGTCGAGCACAAGGAGCACATCAAGGCGCTGCGCACGCACGTCGACGTGCTCACCATGTCGGCCACGCCGATCCCGCGGACGCTGGAGATGTCGCTGGCGGGCATCCGCGAGATGTCCACGATCCTGACCCCGCCGGAGGACCGCCACCCGATCCTCACCTACGTCGGCGCCTACGACGACAAGCAGGTCGGCGCCGCGATCCGGCGCGAGCTGCTGCGCGACGGCCAGGTGTTCTACGTGCACAACCGGGTCTCCTCGATCGAGAAGGCCGCGAAGCGCCTGCGTGAGCTGGTGCCCGAGGCGCGCGTGGTGACCGCGCACGGGCAGATGAACGAGGAGAAACTCGAAAAGATCATCCAGGGCTTCTGGGAACGCGAGTACGACGTGCTGGTCTGCACCACCATCGTCGAAACGGGCCTGGACATCTCCAACGCCAACACCCTGATCGTCGAGCGCGGTGACCTGCTCGGGCTGGCGCAGCTGCACCAGCTGCGTGGCCGCGTCGGCCGCGGACGCGAGCGCGGGTACGCCTACTTCCTGTACCCGCCGGAGAACCCGCTCACCGAGACCGCGCACGACCGGCTGGCGACCATCGCGCAGAACACCGAGCTGGGCGCGGGCATGGCGGTCGCGATGAAGGACCTGGAGATCCGCGGCGCGGGCAACATCCTGGGCGCGGAGCAGTCCGGGCACATCGCGGGCGTCGGGTTCGACCTCTACGTCCGGCTGGTCGGCGAGGCGGTCGACGTGTTCCGCCGCAGCGCCGGTGACGCGCCCGCCGAGGAGGAGGAGCTGCGCGAGGTGCGGGTCGACCTGCCGATCGACGCGCACATCCCGCACGACTACGTCCCCGGCGAGCGGCTGCGCCTGGAGGCTTACCGCAAGATCGCCGCGGCGGTCGACGACGGCGAGCTGCGCGCGGTCGAGGAGGAGCTGGTCGACCGCTACGGCCAGCCGCCCGCGCCGGTGCGGCGGCTGCTGGCGGTCGCCCGGTTCCGGCACGTGTGCCGGGCCGCGGGCGTCACCGAGGTGTCCGCTCAGGGCAGCAACATCCGCTTCGCGCCGCTGGAACTGATGGACTCGCAGATGGTCCGGCTCAAGCGGCTGCACCCGAAGGCCACCTACAAGGCGGCGATGCGCACGGTGTCGCTGCCGAAGCCGACCGAGGGCCCCGCGGGCGGCCGGATGGGCGCACCCGCCCTGCGTGACGACGCGTTGCTGGAGTGGTGCACCAAGCTGCTGACGAACTTGACCAAGAAACCCGCCCCCGTCGGTTAG
- a CDS encoding GNAT family N-acetyltransferase yields MVTRNEEKSRYEIFVEDKVGGFAEYRERGDNVIFTHTEIDGAFSGQGLGSKLARGAIEDAVERGRTIVPLCPFIAAYLRKHPEHDAHVRWPEGQ; encoded by the coding sequence GTGGTCACGCGGAACGAAGAGAAGAGCCGATACGAGATCTTCGTCGAGGACAAGGTGGGCGGGTTCGCCGAGTACCGGGAGCGCGGCGACAACGTGATCTTCACGCACACCGAGATCGACGGCGCCTTCTCCGGCCAGGGCCTCGGCTCGAAGCTGGCCAGGGGTGCGATCGAGGACGCGGTCGAGCGCGGCAGGACGATCGTGCCGCTGTGCCCGTTCATCGCGGCGTACCTGCGCAAGCACCCCGAGCACGACGCGCACGTGCGGTGGCCGGAAGGACAGTGA